From Excalfactoria chinensis isolate bCotChi1 chromosome 4, bCotChi1.hap2, whole genome shotgun sequence, one genomic window encodes:
- the PGK1 gene encoding phosphoglycerate kinase 1: protein MSLSTKLTLDKVDVKGKRVVMRVDFNVPMKDHKITNNQRIKAAVPTIKHCLDHGAKSVVLMSHLGRPDGVPMPDKFSLAPVAVELKALLGREVSFLKDCVGPEVEKACANPANGSVILLENLRFHVEEEGKGKDASGNKIKADAAKVEAFRASLSKLGDVYVNDAFGTAHRAHSSMVGVNLPQKAAGFLMKKELDYFAKALESPERPFLAILGGAKVQDKIQLISNMLDKVNEMIIGGGMAFTFLKVLNNMQIGNSLFDEEGSKIVKDLMAKAEKNGVKITLPVDFITADKFDEHAQTGEATVASGIPAGWMGLDCGPESVKKFVEVVGRAKQIVWNGPVGVFEWDKFSKGTKALMDKVVEVTGKGCITIIGGGDTATCCAKWNTEDKVSHVSTGGGASLELLEGKVLPGVDALSNV from the exons ATGTCTCTGTCCACCAAGCTCACCCTGGACAAGGTGGATGTGAAGGGCAAGCGGGTCGTCATGAG ggtTGACTTCAATGTCCCTATGAAGGATCACAAAATAACCAACAATCAAAG AATCAAGGCAGCTGTCCCTACCATCAAGCACTGCTTGGATCATGGAGCCAAGTCAGTAGTTTTGATGAGTCACTTGGGCCGCCCGGATGGAGTTCCCATGCCTGACAAGTTCTCCTTGGCTCCAGTAGCTGTGGAGCTAAAAGCTCTCCTGGGCAG GGAGGTCTCATTCCTGAAGGATTGTGTTGGTCCTGAGGTGGAGAAGGCCTGTGCTAATCCTGCAAATGGCTCCGTCATCCTGCTAGAGAACCTCCGATTCCATGtagaagaagaagggaaagggaaggatgCTTCAGGGAACAAG atcaAAGCTGATGCTGCAAAAGTGGAGGCTTTCAGAGCCTCTCTTTCTAAATTGGGAGACGTTTATGTCAATGACGCTTTTGGAACTGCCCACCGTGCTCACAG CTCCATGGTAGGTGTTAATCTTCCTCAGAAGGCTGCTGGCTTCCTGATGAAGAAAGAACTGGATTATTTTGCAAAGGCTCTTGAGAGTCCAGAGAGACCCTTCTTAGCAATTCTTGGAGG agcTAAAGTGCAGGATAAGATCCAGCTGATCAGTAACATGTTAGATAAGGTCAACGAGATGATCATTGGTGGTGGAATGGCGTTCACCTTTCTCAAAGTGTTAAACAACATGCAG ATTGGCAACTCTCTGTTTGATGAAGAGGGATCCAAAATTGTCAAGGACCTGATGgccaaggcagagaaaaatggTGTGAAGATTACCTTGCCGGTTGACTTCATCACTGCAGACAAATTCGATGAGCATGCACAGACTGGGGAAGCCACAGTGGCTTCAGGCATTCCTGCTGGCTGGATG GGCTTGGACTGTGGCCCTGAAAGTGTTAAGAAGTTTGTTGAAGTTGTGGGAAGGGCCAAACAAATCGTGTGGAATGGTCCAGTTGGAGTCTTTGAATGGGACAAGTTCTCCAAAGGAACCAAAGCCTTGATGGACAAAGTGGTGGAAGTAACTGGAAAGGGCTGCATCACCATTATTG GTGGTGGAGATACTGCTACGTGCTGTGCAAAGTGGAACACTGAAGATAAAGTTAGCCATGTCAGCACTGGAGGTGGTGCAAGCCTGGAACTGCTAGAGG GTAAGGTTCTTCCTGGCGTGGATGCCCTGAGCAATGTGTAG